A genomic region of Ailuropoda melanoleuca isolate Jingjing unplaced genomic scaffold, ASM200744v2 unplaced-scaffold21774, whole genome shotgun sequence contains the following coding sequences:
- the LOC100478638 gene encoding LOW QUALITY PROTEIN: endoplasmic reticulum mannosyl-oligosaccharide 1,2-alpha-mannosidase (The sequence of the model RefSeq protein was modified relative to this genomic sequence to represent the inferred CDS: inserted 2 bases in 1 codon), translating into FQDHLVCFLPGTLALGAHHGLPADHMELARALMDTCYQMNRQMETGLSPEIVHFNLYPQSDHKDVQVKPADRHNLLRPETVESLFYLHRLTGDPKYQDWGWELLQSFNTYTRVPSGGYSSISNVRDPLNPQPRDKMESFFLGETLKYLYLLFSDDPDLLSLDAYVLXTEAHPLPIWAPPRGA; encoded by the exons TTTCAGGACCACCTGGTGTGCTTCCTGCCAGGGACGCTGGCTCTGGGCGCCCACCACGGCCTGCCCGCTGACCACATGGAGCTGGCCCGGGCGCTCATGGACACCTGCTACCAGATGAACCGCCAGATGGAGACGGGGCTGAGCCCCGAAATTGTGCACTTCAACCTGTACCCCCAGAGCGACCACAAGGACGTGCAGGTCAAG CCGGCCGACAGGCACAACCTGCTGCGGCCCGAGACGGTAGAGAGCCTCTTCTACCTGCACCGCCTCACGGGGGACCCCAAGTACCAGGACTGGGGCTGGGAGCTCCTGCAGAGCTTCAACACGTACACACGG GTCCCCTCGGGCGGCTACTCCTCCATCAGCAACGTCCGGGATCCCCTCAATCCCCAGCCCAGGGACAAGATGGAGAGCTTCTTTCTGGGGGAGACGCTCAAGTATCTGTATCTGCTCTTCTCCGACGACCCAGACCTGCTCAGCCTGGACGCCTACGTGTT CACCGAGGCTCACCCCTTGCCCATCTGGGCCCCGCCTCGGGGGGCCTGA